From the genome of Virgibacillus siamensis, one region includes:
- a CDS encoding Na(+)/H(+) antiporter subunit C, translating into MEIITSILAGLLFAAGIYNLLQKQLLRIVIGTGLVSHGAHLFIITMGKLKRGQPPILTEGVSDYVDPLPQALILTSIVISFGVTSLVLVLAYRTANENKTDNMDELRGSEHE; encoded by the coding sequence ATGGAAATTATTACATCGATTCTCGCCGGACTTTTATTTGCTGCAGGGATTTATAATCTGCTGCAAAAACAGCTGCTGCGTATTGTTATCGGTACAGGGCTGGTATCTCATGGTGCACACCTATTTATCATTACAATGGGAAAGTTGAAACGAGGACAACCACCAATTCTGACAGAGGGTGTTTCAGACTACGTGGATCCACTTCCACAGGCACTGATTCTGACATCTATCGTAATCAGCTTTGGAGTAACCAGCCTTGTACTAGTACTTGCATATCGTACTGCCAATGAAAATAAAACAGATAATATGGACGAATTAAGGGGTAGCGAACATGAGTAA
- a CDS encoding Na+/H+ antiporter subunit D, with product MSNLAILPIIIPLLSGIILAFFPKKLTLVRLLSKLFIIGNLLVSGFVLYTVYTSGSIILETGAWPAPYGIIIVADSLSILLVFTTNIVAAACAFYAPHSLSDRKEQHYFYAFFFFLITGVSGAFLTGDIFNMFVFFEVLLMASYALIVLGGDKIQLRESIKYVLINLFSSILFVTAVAFLYATVGTVNMAQIAQRVQEVDQQGILTTIGILLFFVFATKAALFPLYYWMPNSYIEPNPVISALFGALLTKVGIYAIIRVFSLIFIYKIDMTHEIFIWIAGLSMIFGIIGALSTNNIKLIIAYNIIPAIGFIIMGIGIFNETAVSGSIYYLVHDMIIKTALFLIAGTVTYVAGTSDLRKFSGLIHYYPVLGWLLFLAAFVLAGIPPFSGFIGKLLLLTGALSESEIAIVIIALISSLLILYSIMKIFIKGFWGVKDASFQPKSTKGLIGPIAFLLALSVILGIGAEFFIPSIENISAYLLDPEIYIDSVLKE from the coding sequence ATGAGTAATTTAGCGATATTGCCAATCATTATTCCATTACTATCCGGAATAATACTTGCCTTTTTTCCAAAAAAGCTAACGCTTGTACGATTACTGTCAAAACTATTTATTATAGGCAATTTGCTTGTATCCGGATTTGTATTATATACGGTCTATACGTCAGGTTCTATTATTCTTGAAACAGGTGCATGGCCGGCACCATACGGCATCATAATCGTTGCCGACTCATTATCAATTTTATTGGTTTTCACAACAAATATTGTCGCAGCAGCCTGTGCTTTCTATGCACCCCATTCACTTTCAGACAGAAAGGAACAGCATTATTTTTACGCTTTCTTTTTCTTTTTGATAACCGGTGTATCTGGTGCCTTTTTAACAGGTGATATTTTTAATATGTTCGTATTCTTTGAGGTGCTGTTAATGGCATCCTATGCGCTAATCGTGCTCGGCGGTGATAAAATTCAGCTGAGAGAATCCATTAAATACGTATTAATCAACCTGTTTTCATCCATCCTGTTTGTAACAGCTGTTGCTTTTTTATACGCGACAGTCGGAACCGTAAACATGGCCCAGATTGCCCAGCGTGTTCAGGAAGTTGATCAGCAAGGAATTCTGACCACCATAGGCATTTTATTATTTTTTGTTTTTGCAACAAAGGCAGCATTATTTCCATTGTATTATTGGATGCCAAATTCCTATATTGAGCCAAATCCGGTAATTTCCGCCCTATTCGGTGCTTTGCTTACCAAAGTCGGTATTTATGCCATCATTCGTGTATTCTCATTGATTTTCATTTACAAAATTGATATGACACACGAAATTTTTATCTGGATAGCGGGATTATCCATGATATTCGGTATAATTGGCGCACTTTCAACCAATAATATAAAATTGATCATTGCCTACAACATCATTCCGGCTATTGGATTCATCATTATGGGAATCGGGATATTTAATGAAACAGCAGTCAGTGGATCTATTTATTATCTGGTTCATGATATGATCATAAAAACCGCTTTATTTCTGATTGCCGGTACAGTGACATATGTCGCTGGAACATCTGATTTACGGAAATTCAGCGGCTTAATCCATTATTATCCTGTATTGGGATGGCTGTTGTTTTTGGCAGCATTTGTACTTGCCGGTATCCCCCCTTTCAGCGGGTTTATCGGGAAATTACTGTTATTAACCGGGGCACTGTCAGAATCAGAAATTGCAATTGTAATTATTGCGCTAATTAGCAGTCTGCTTATCCTATATTCGATTATGAAAATATTTATTAAAGGATTCTGGGGTGTAAAGGATGCGTCATTCCAGCCTAAGTCCACTAAAGGGTTAATCGGACCAATCGCCTTTTTATTAGCGTTATCCGTTATCCTTGGAATCGGTGCAGAATTTTTCATTCCATCGATTGAAAATATATCAGCATATCTGCTGGATCCGGAAATATATATTGATTCCGTTTTGAAGGAGTGA
- a CDS encoding Na+/H+ antiporter subunit E, translating to MAFQILINLIIAVMWMFLSEAYTTPSFITGYILGLALLFLLNRFIPDAFYLKRVYKIFMLILLFMKELIKANLDIVKLVYKPKPEFEPGIFALPTILKSNWEITLLANLITLTPGTLTVAVSEDNTHLYIHAMDIDEIDDEINAIKDTFEKAILEVTR from the coding sequence ATGGCCTTCCAAATATTAATTAATTTAATCATTGCAGTTATGTGGATGTTTCTGAGTGAAGCATACACTACACCAAGTTTTATTACAGGGTATATTCTAGGTCTGGCATTGTTATTTTTGTTAAATCGGTTTATACCGGATGCTTTTTATCTTAAGCGGGTTTATAAAATCTTTATGTTAATCCTTCTATTTATGAAGGAGCTAATAAAAGCAAACTTGGATATTGTGAAACTTGTCTATAAGCCAAAACCGGAGTTTGAACCTGGCATTTTTGCACTCCCGACAATATTGAAAAGCAACTGGGAAATCACACTGCTGGCCAATTTGATTACACTAACACCTGGAACGTTAACTGTTGCAGTATCAGAAGATAATACTCACTTGTATATTCATGCCATGGACATTGATGAGATAGACGATGAAATAAACGCCATTAAAGATACATTTGAAAAAGCAATTTTGGAGGTGACACGATGA
- a CDS encoding Na(+)/H(+) antiporter subunit F1, which yields MNDILKLTDSLLEVVTALSIILIAVSLILLLIRIIQGPTNADRAVALDAIGINLVGLAALLSIILVTTKFNDVVLLIGILLFIGTLVIAKYLEKGVIIDRHTD from the coding sequence ATGAACGACATTCTGAAGCTGACTGATTCATTGCTTGAGGTTGTCACAGCTTTAAGCATCATTTTAATTGCAGTCTCGCTTATCCTGCTTCTAATTCGTATTATTCAGGGGCCAACCAACGCGGACCGTGCAGTTGCGCTTGATGCAATTGGAATAAACCTGGTTGGGCTTGCTGCATTGTTGTCGATTATTCTCGTAACAACCAAATTTAATGATGTTGTCTTGTTGATTGGAATTCTATTGTTCATCGGGACACTTGTAATTGCAAAATATCTTGAAAAGGGTGTTATTATTGATCGGCACACTGATTAA
- the mnhG gene encoding monovalent cation/H(+) antiporter subunit G produces MIGTLINIIMNLIIIFFLLSGVFFMISGSIGIIRFPDVFTRLHAATKASTLGVAGILIGSSIYLYIEDGIISGKLILAIIFVLLTSPVSGHMISRAAHRNGIKPVLKNRHDEFEEAIQKHTKQH; encoded by the coding sequence TTGATCGGCACACTGATTAACATCATTATGAATTTAATCATTATTTTTTTCCTTTTGTCCGGCGTATTTTTTATGATCTCCGGTTCCATCGGGATCATACGCTTTCCAGATGTGTTTACTCGTCTGCACGCCGCTACAAAAGCTTCCACACTTGGTGTAGCCGGCATATTAATTGGTTCGTCCATCTATTTATACATAGAAGACGGTATCATTTCCGGCAAACTGATATTGGCTATTATATTTGTTCTGTTAACATCCCCGGTTTCAGGACATATGATTTCACGTGCTGCACACCGCAATGGGATCAAACCGGTGCTTAAGAACAGACATGATGAATTTGAAGAAGCAATCCAAAAACATACGAAACAGCATTAA
- the sigK gene encoding RNA polymerase sporulation sigma factor SigK — protein MSGILSVLALLIKEALFFVSYVKNHAFPQPLPPEDEAKYIEAMQEGDQDARNKLIEHNLRLVAHIVKKFENTGEDMEDLISIGTIGLIKGIESYSTDKGTKLATYAARCIENEILMHLRALKKVKKDVSLHDPIGQDKEGNEISLIDILEAENQNIIEYIQLNMEIDKMNEYLSILDAREREVIIYRYGLNNHNEMTQREIAQMLDISRSYVSRIEKRALMKVFHEYFRKERRSRDK, from the coding sequence TTGTCGGGAATTTTGAGTGTGCTGGCATTATTAATAAAAGAAGCTTTATTTTTTGTATCGTACGTTAAAAACCACGCTTTTCCACAGCCACTCCCCCCTGAAGATGAAGCAAAATATATTGAAGCGATGCAGGAAGGTGACCAGGATGCACGCAATAAACTTATTGAACACAATTTAAGACTTGTTGCACACATCGTTAAGAAATTTGAGAATACCGGTGAAGATATGGAAGATTTGATTTCCATCGGTACAATTGGGTTGATCAAGGGGATTGAAAGTTATTCAACAGACAAAGGAACAAAACTGGCTACCTATGCAGCAAGATGTATTGAAAATGAAATTCTGATGCATTTGAGAGCATTGAAGAAAGTTAAAAAGGATGTCTCCCTTCATGATCCGATTGGCCAGGATAAGGAAGGAAATGAAATTAGCCTGATTGATATTCTTGAGGCGGAAAACCAAAACATTATTGAATATATTCAACTAAACATGGAAATTGACAAGATGAATGAATACTTATCGATTTTGGATGCGCGAGAAAGAGAAGTCATTATTTACCGTTATGGTCTTAATAACCATAACGAAATGACACAACGGGAAATTGCCCAGATGCTTGACATATCCAGAAGCTATGTATCACGTATTGAAAAAAGGGCGTTAATGAAAGTATTTCATGAGTACTTTCGCAAAGAAAGAAGGTCCAGGGATAAGTAA
- the mtnN gene encoding 5'-methylthioadenosine/S-adenosylhomocysteine nucleosidase, producing MSIGIIGAMDEEIEMLKEEMTEKEEATIANCLFIEGKLGDREIVLLKSGIGKVNAAMAATIMHERYAPSHIINTGSAGGFAESLQVGDIVISTKVVHHDVDCTEFDYAYGQVPGMPAVYAADEKLVIRTAEAIQDLEIPYTEGMIATGDSFMSDPGRVAFVKNKFPTMIAGEMEAAAIAQVCYQYGTPFVIVRALSDIAGKDSAVSFDSFLETAAANAAKLIMKLVPAV from the coding sequence ATGTCAATAGGAATCATAGGCGCAATGGATGAAGAAATTGAGATGCTGAAAGAGGAAATGACGGAAAAAGAAGAGGCGACCATCGCCAACTGTCTCTTTATTGAAGGAAAATTGGGTGACAGGGAAATCGTTTTGCTGAAATCAGGTATTGGAAAAGTTAATGCTGCTATGGCTGCGACAATTATGCACGAACGATATGCCCCGTCACATATTATAAATACAGGCTCTGCCGGCGGATTTGCGGAGTCTCTGCAGGTTGGTGATATTGTCATATCAACAAAGGTAGTTCATCATGATGTTGACTGCACAGAATTTGATTATGCTTATGGACAGGTCCCAGGTATGCCAGCAGTTTATGCCGCTGACGAGAAACTTGTCATAAGGACAGCAGAAGCGATTCAAGATTTGGAAATTCCATATACCGAGGGAATGATTGCCACTGGTGATTCCTTTATGTCTGATCCCGGCAGAGTGGCATTTGTAAAAAATAAATTTCCAACTATGATTGCTGGTGAAATGGAGGCAGCTGCGATTGCACAGGTTTGTTATCAGTATGGCACACCTTTTGTAATTGTTCGCGCTTTGAGTGACATTGCAGGAAAAGATTCAGCAGTATCGTTTGATTCATTTCTGGAAACAGCAGCTGCTAATGCGGCAAAATTAATTATGAAACTGGTACCAGCTGTGTAA
- a CDS encoding YrrS family protein yields the protein MSGDRNSSRLNKYDKRRKNTKSLTIFTILGSVLLVVFIGLLVFGGGDEQQTADEHSPNQSNENNGNHNDANSDRQQEKNDEQSAESNKEKESDDVKTEKAEPSDDNVVKAYTGNWPPVGTEQTGPHTTNYDEGSQDRSEMRKAVTAATDLNSDQLIMWWISRAGDQKVVITVSDANETQTYRVYMSWVDNEGWKPTKVEELKKNDQKYRFE from the coding sequence ATGTCCGGAGATCGCAATAGTTCACGTTTAAATAAGTATGATAAACGGAGAAAAAACACGAAATCGCTGACCATTTTCACAATACTTGGCAGTGTCCTGCTAGTCGTTTTTATCGGCCTGCTTGTTTTTGGCGGAGGAGATGAACAGCAGACAGCTGATGAACACAGCCCGAACCAATCAAATGAAAACAACGGTAATCATAATGATGCAAATTCGGACAGGCAGCAAGAGAAGAATGATGAGCAATCCGCTGAATCCAATAAAGAAAAAGAAAGTGATGATGTGAAAACGGAAAAAGCGGAACCATCGGATGACAATGTTGTCAAAGCATATACAGGTAATTGGCCGCCAGTAGGAACAGAACAGACTGGTCCACATACGACTAATTACGATGAAGGATCACAGGACCGATCGGAAATGCGTAAGGCTGTTACAGCTGCAACTGATTTGAACAGTGACCAGCTGATTATGTGGTGGATTTCCCGGGCCGGAGATCAAAAAGTGGTGATTACTGTTTCCGATGCAAATGAAACCCAAACTTATCGCGTGTATATGTCCTGGGTGGATAATGAAGGCTGGAAACCGACAAAAGTAGAAGAGTTGAAAAAAAATGATCAAAAATATCGATTTGAATAA
- the greA gene encoding transcription elongation factor GreA, with translation MATEKSYYMTQEGKEKLENELHYLKTDRRQEVVERIKVARGFGDLSENSEYDAAKDEQAFVESRISQVETMIRNAVIIENDNDNPNIVSLGKSVTFKELPDGEEETYTIVGSAEADPFEGKISNDSPMAKSLIGHEIGTEVSVTTPGGDIQVEIIKVN, from the coding sequence ATGGCTACAGAGAAAAGTTACTATATGACACAAGAGGGGAAAGAAAAGCTCGAAAATGAATTGCATTATTTAAAAACGGACCGCAGACAGGAAGTTGTGGAAAGAATTAAAGTGGCCCGTGGATTTGGCGATCTTTCGGAGAACTCTGAGTACGATGCGGCCAAGGATGAACAAGCATTTGTTGAATCACGGATTTCACAGGTGGAAACCATGATTCGAAATGCGGTTATTATTGAGAATGACAACGATAATCCGAACATTGTTTCGCTTGGTAAATCAGTGACATTTAAAGAATTGCCGGATGGTGAGGAAGAAACGTATACCATTGTCGGAAGTGCGGAGGCTGATCCGTTTGAAGGTAAAATTTCCAACGATTCACCAATGGCCAAAAGTCTGATTGGGCATGAAATCGGAACAGAAGTATCGGTAACAACGCCGGGTGGCGATATTCAGGTCGAAATCATCAAAGTTAATTAA
- the udk gene encoding uridine kinase, which produces MPEKPVVIGVAGGSGSGKTTVTRSICQRFADKTILVIEQDYYYKDQSHLPFEERLNTNYDHPLAFDNDLLISHLHDLMNQKSIEKPVYDYKIHTRSNEVIPVDPKEVIILEGILILEDPRLVDLMDIKVFVDTDSDVRIIRRLLRDIKERGRTLDSVIDQYINNVRPSHLQFVEPTKRYADIIIPEGGQNHVAIDIMATKIENILSKNRQNKE; this is translated from the coding sequence ATGCCTGAGAAACCCGTTGTTATTGGTGTCGCAGGTGGTAGCGGCAGCGGTAAAACAACTGTCACCCGTTCCATCTGCCAGCGGTTTGCGGATAAAACAATTTTAGTAATTGAACAGGACTACTATTATAAAGATCAAAGTCACCTCCCGTTTGAAGAGAGACTGAATACGAATTATGATCATCCTTTGGCTTTTGATAATGATTTATTAATCAGTCATCTGCATGATTTGATGAATCAGAAATCGATAGAGAAACCCGTTTACGATTATAAGATTCATACACGGTCAAATGAGGTTATTCCGGTCGATCCGAAAGAAGTGATTATCCTGGAAGGGATACTCATACTGGAGGATCCACGTTTAGTTGACTTGATGGATATAAAGGTATTTGTGGATACCGATTCAGATGTCCGCATTATACGAAGGCTGCTTCGTGATATAAAAGAACGCGGCAGAACATTGGATTCAGTGATCGATCAATATATCAATAATGTACGACCAAGTCATTTGCAATTTGTGGAACCAACAAAACGCTATGCGGATATTATCATACCCGAGGGCGGACAAAACCATGTTGCAATTGATATAATGGCAACGAAAATAGAAAACATCCTATCGAAAAATCGACAAAATAAAGAATGA
- a CDS encoding O-methyltransferase: MEEKLEQYLQAVLSVSPEWIRNLESEAKAEQVPIMDPVGMDFMMQLIRLTKPKRILEIGTAIGYSALRMLEANPDATIVTIEQDEKRYKQAVHNINKLEMGNSIQVIHGDAADKISTLDAERTFDMVFIDAAKGKYKRFFELSAPLLAKNGYILSDNVLFKGFVADSEKEHPRFQKIARKLRDYNEWLVQHPDFITSIVPVGDGVAISYKK, encoded by the coding sequence ATGGAGGAAAAACTAGAACAATATTTACAGGCTGTACTCTCAGTTTCACCGGAGTGGATCCGGAATCTGGAAAGTGAGGCAAAAGCGGAACAGGTTCCCATCATGGATCCGGTTGGAATGGACTTTATGATGCAGCTTATCAGACTAACCAAACCGAAACGGATTTTGGAAATAGGTACAGCAATTGGATATTCTGCATTGCGAATGCTTGAAGCTAACCCTGATGCAACGATTGTTACAATAGAACAGGATGAAAAACGCTACAAACAGGCTGTTCATAACATAAACAAACTGGAAATGGGGAATAGTATACAGGTTATCCATGGTGACGCTGCAGATAAAATAAGTACCCTTGATGCCGAAAGAACATTTGATATGGTGTTTATTGATGCTGCTAAGGGGAAGTATAAACGCTTTTTTGAATTATCAGCACCACTTTTAGCCAAAAATGGATATATCTTATCAGACAACGTCTTATTTAAAGGATTTGTGGCCGATTCCGAAAAAGAACATCCGAGGTTTCAAAAAATAGCACGTAAACTTCGTGATTACAATGAATGGCTTGTCCAACATCCGGATTTTATTACATCCATTGTTCCAGTTGGTGATGGGGTTGCAATCAGTTATAAAAAGTAA
- the mltG gene encoding endolytic transglycosylase MltG — protein MSKDKKPRKYRDNLILRSEESRLVRKIVALIIVAVVLILVVGGISGYMYIKSALQPVDPDSDEKVKVEIPMGSSTSDIASILEENGIIKDGRVFRFYIKFNNQSNFQAGNYTFSPSMEIDKIIQSLKHGKVMEEPLLRITIPEGKTIKQMAKIYSDKLSFSKKDFLKKVNDRDYVESLMNKYPQILTKDILNPDIRTPLEGYLYAATFNFYTKSPSVESVIEKMLKKTVNVVTPYMNEISKQGLTVHEAMTMASLIENEASSVKQRKKIAGVFYNRLDKGMPLQTDPTVLYALGGHKDKVLYKDLKIKSPYNTYHVDALPVGPISNFAESSLKAAVNPEKSDYLYFLHDSKGKIHYAETIEKHRKNKKKYIK, from the coding sequence ATGAGCAAGGATAAAAAGCCACGAAAATACAGGGACAACCTCATATTGCGCAGCGAAGAATCCCGGCTTGTCCGAAAAATTGTCGCACTTATTATTGTGGCTGTAGTCCTTATCCTGGTTGTTGGTGGTATATCAGGCTACATGTATATTAAGTCTGCCTTACAACCAGTTGACCCAGATAGTGATGAAAAAGTAAAAGTGGAAATACCAATGGGATCTTCAACTTCCGATATTGCATCCATACTGGAAGAAAACGGCATTATTAAAGATGGACGGGTATTTCGCTTCTACATAAAATTTAATAATCAATCCAATTTTCAGGCCGGCAACTACACGTTTTCACCATCTATGGAAATTGATAAGATTATACAATCATTAAAGCACGGGAAGGTAATGGAAGAACCTTTATTGCGAATCACTATACCAGAGGGTAAGACGATAAAACAGATGGCGAAAATTTATTCGGATAAGTTGTCATTCAGCAAGAAGGACTTTTTAAAAAAAGTTAATGACCGTGATTATGTAGAATCACTAATGAACAAATATCCTCAGATTCTAACCAAAGATATATTAAATCCGGATATTAGAACTCCGTTGGAAGGGTATTTGTACGCTGCAACCTTTAATTTTTATACGAAAAGTCCAAGTGTTGAATCCGTAATTGAAAAAATGCTTAAGAAGACAGTGAATGTTGTTACGCCATACATGAATGAGATTTCTAAACAGGGATTAACTGTACACGAAGCAATGACGATGGCTTCCCTTATTGAAAATGAGGCAAGTTCTGTGAAACAGCGCAAGAAAATAGCTGGGGTATTCTACAATCGTCTTGATAAAGGTATGCCTCTCCAAACTGACCCAACCGTTTTGTATGCTTTGGGCGGTCATAAGGATAAAGTGTTATATAAGGATCTTAAAATTAAATCACCGTATAACACCTATCATGTGGATGCATTACCGGTAGGACCAATTTCCAATTTCGCGGAAAGTTCATTGAAAGCCGCTGTTAACCCGGAAAAATCGGATTATCTGTATTTCCTTCATGACAGCAAGGGCAAAATTCATTATGCTGAAACAATAGAAAAGCATAGGAAAAATAAAAAGAAATATATAAAATAA
- a CDS encoding DUF1292 domain-containing protein: MPLDEKERIIIPDENGEEHLFEVLFSFDVDETEQSYIAVVPVEQKDDEEVEVYAFRYEEKEKDDNDLSLFAIESDEEWEMVEEMLNTLADEEDQNQ, translated from the coding sequence ATGCCACTGGATGAAAAAGAACGGATCATCATTCCGGATGAAAACGGTGAGGAGCATTTGTTTGAGGTATTGTTTTCATTCGATGTTGATGAAACGGAACAATCTTATATTGCAGTAGTGCCTGTTGAGCAAAAGGATGACGAAGAAGTAGAAGTATATGCCTTTCGCTACGAGGAAAAAGAAAAGGATGACAATGACCTTTCATTATTTGCCATTGAATCGGATGAAGAATGGGAAATGGTGGAGGAAATGCTGAACACACTGGCTGATGAAGAAGATCAAAATCAGTAA
- the ruvX gene encoding Holliday junction resolvase RuvX, producing the protein MKIIGLDVGSKTIGVAISDAFGWTAQGLTTIKWDERDIRSADNKLKEIIAEHGVEKAVIGLPKNMNGSIGERGQASENYADHFEKVHNIPAALWDERLTTVAAERVLLEADVSRKKRKKVIDKMAAVMILQGYLDQA; encoded by the coding sequence ATGAAAATAATTGGTTTGGATGTTGGTTCCAAGACAATTGGTGTTGCCATTAGTGATGCATTTGGATGGACAGCTCAGGGCCTAACAACCATTAAATGGGATGAACGGGATATCCGTTCAGCGGACAATAAGTTAAAGGAAATTATAGCCGAGCATGGCGTGGAAAAGGCCGTCATCGGGTTGCCGAAAAATATGAATGGCAGTATTGGGGAACGTGGACAGGCATCCGAGAATTATGCTGACCATTTTGAAAAGGTTCATAATATCCCTGCAGCATTATGGGATGAACGACTTACCACTGTGGCTGCAGAACGCGTGTTGCTTGAAGCGGATGTCAGCAGGAAGAAGCGGAAAAAGGTAATTGATAAAATGGCTGCTGTCATGATACTCCAAGGGTATCTGGATCAAGCTTAG
- a CDS encoding IreB family regulatory phosphoprotein, which yields MSSTDKTMKFNFSEEPFDQDIKEILFTVHGALKEKGYNPINQIVGYLLSGDPAYIPRYNDARNLIRKIERDEVIEELVKFYLDEQRREN from the coding sequence ATGAGCTCTACTGATAAAACGATGAAGTTTAACTTTTCAGAAGAACCTTTTGATCAGGATATCAAGGAAATACTCTTCACTGTCCATGGTGCCCTTAAAGAAAAAGGTTATAATCCGATAAACCAGATTGTTGGTTATTTACTATCCGGTGACCCGGCATATATACCGAGATATAATGACGCCAGAAACCTGATTCGCAAAATTGAACGTGATGAAGTGATTGAGGAATTGGTCAAATTCTATCTCGATGAACAGCGCAGGGAAAACTAA